In Fusarium oxysporum Fo47 chromosome VII, complete sequence, the following proteins share a genomic window:
- a CDS encoding family 35 putative beta-galactosidase glycoside hydrolase, translating into MSTTQTKCLPCLKKVGGRWQLQVDGKPFLILGGELQNSSMSSARYMKTIWKNLKDMGINTVLGAVAWEDIEPEEGRFTFSELDTIIQDAQSHGLRLILLWFGSFKNGMSSYVPPWVKTNIQRFPRMQLRQRDGELYHTNVISILHDECLEADRRAFTKLMNYIKETDVSRTVIAVQVQNEVGLLSGPRDVGPVAESAFQADAPSELVKLLERNWDCLPSEFTNNFPTFVRTRADVRHQGLAKSWEQHFGKSSYTDELFMAYHYACYVEKIAAAGKQAYDIPLFTNAWLPMPGTQDASGNIASGGAVPGEYPSGGPTPNLLHVWQWLTPSLDFISPDIYAGDYGQICSRYAGNGQPFFIPEQRRDDYGARRIWEAIGSHGALGAAPFGVDTLRIDNCSFKSHYELLSSISPLLLKAREESAYICGFFFDGIPPGSPDTKENIVKLATSYELSISRSVVFGQPGPGYGLIIELDEDRFLLVGTGFKVQFKPRSGTSVVSGLLRLYEKEVADQNGTLRTARHLNGDESRSGTWANMPGDESHIGESAVPIAIPARTGIAEVQVYQVE; encoded by the exons ATGTCTACAACACAGACGAAATGCTTACCCtgcttgaagaaggttgGGGGGAGATGGCAACTTCAGGTGGATGGTAAGCCGTTTCTAATCCTGGGAGGCGAGCTGCAGAACTCATCCATGAGCTCGGCGCGATACATGAAAACCATCTGGAAGAATCTCAAAGATATGGGCATCAACACCGTCTTGGGTGCTGTGGCTTGGGAGGATATCGAGCCGGAAGAGGGACGCTTCACATTTTCTGAGCTCGACACCATCATTCAAGATGCACAATCTCACGGCTTACGGCTGATTCTCCTCTGGTTTGGATCTTTTAAGAACG GTATGTCTTCTTATGTACCCCCATGGGTCAAGACAAACATCCAAAGATTCCCTCGTATGCAATTGCGGCAACGAGACGGGGAGCTATATCATACGAATGTTATCTCGATTCTCCATGACGAATGCCTTGAGGCGGATCGCCGAGCTTTTACAAAGCTCATGAACTATATCAAGGAGACAGATGTATCAAGAACAGTGATTGCGGTGCAGGTCCAGAACGAGGTTGGCTTGCTTAGTGGACCGCGTGATGTAGGCCCTGTTGCTGAAAGCGCCTTTCAGGCCGATGCTCCGTCAGAGTTGGTAAAGCTTCTTGAACGCAACTGGGATTGTCTGCCCTCAGAGTTTACCAACAACTTTCCCACGTTCGTACGTACGAGGGCAGATGTTCGGCATCAGGGACTTGCCAAGAGCTGGGAGCAGCATTTTGGCAAGAGCTCGTACACTGACGAGCTGTTCATGGCCTACCACTACGCCTGCTACGTTGAGAAGATAGCCGCTGCAGGAAAACAGGCCTATGATATTCCGCTTTTCACCAATGCGTGGCTACCCATGCCCGGTACCCAAGATGCGTCAGGCAACATTGCGTCAGGAGGCGCTGTGCCGGGGGAATATCCTTCGGGAGGGCCGACACCTAATCTCCTCCACGTCTGGCAGTGGTTGACACCTTCACTCGATTTCATATCTCCAGATATATACGCCGGCGACTACGGCCAGATTTGCTCCAGGTACGCAGGAAACGGACAGCCATTCTTCATACCCGAACAGCGCAGAGATGATTATGGAGCCCGACGAATATGGGAAGCCATAGGAAGCCACGGGGCTTTAGGTGCAGCACCTTTTGGAGTTGACACACTACGGATCGACAACTGCAGTTTCAAGTCCCATTACGAGCTTTTATCGTCCATTTCCCCGCTGCTACTCAAGGCAAGAGAGGAGTCGGCATACATCTGCGGTTTCTTTTTTGACGGGATTCCACCAGGTTCTCCCGACACTAAGGAGAATATCGTCAAGCTTGCAACCTCGTATGAGCTTTCCATCAGTCGATCTGTGGTGTTTGGTCAGCCTGGGCCAGGATACGGCTTGATCATTGAACTTGATGAGGATCGCTTCCTATTGGTGGGCACGGGCTTCAAGGTCCAGTTCAAACCAAGATCAGGCACTTCAGTCGTGAGCGGGCTCCTACGCCTTTACGAGAAGGAGGTGGCGGACCAAAATGGAACCCTCAGAACGGCCAGACATCTCAATGGTGATGAGTCGCGTAGTGGCACGTGGGCGAATATGCCAGGCGATGAGTCGCACATTGGAGAATCTGCTGTTCCCATTGCTATTCCAGCTCGCACTGGAATTGCTGAAGTCCAAGTGTACCAAGTTGAGTAA
- a CDS encoding putative isoamyl alcohol oxidase — translation MLFYAFAFLGSALASAVPACKLSPSDHNWPSVEEWGELNRTIGYALLKTHPAASSCYRGNPLDSPLSCRTVEGNWTAAALHAALPESIGSPLYANNSCLPPGADGYNATHGCHLGGYPSHIVNATSNEQIAIATRWTSQRNIRIVVKGTGHDLFGRSAGAHSLSIWTHNLKNKKLVRKWKIPGSNKTDTVLIAGSGLNYGEAVGHALNYGRVIVSGNDATVGLGGHIQGGGHGPLSSTFSLAADNIYQVRVVTTEGQILVADATQNQDLLWAIRGGGAGQYGIVTEYLIKAHAAPRVVNAGFSVSPAGNSSAAVEASFKAQAALLQDLPSLMDAGWAGAAIVSGNPKTGVTISQGIYAYNTSPSAVEKLINSTTKHLLTASGGQNSSLITIMPDEISESSYLSFFNNVNAGGSHTAGAMSMVSSRLLGRPELSDLSQEKLVGYAKRLLSKGFAVIGLQGGPGPAKVDKSMRGALLPTWRSNYLHVMSYGAKFNTALAPQDMLNDTAEQLEEGTESLWREWAPETGAYMNEGNPFNSNFKKDFYGSYYDRLLEVKNKYDPTNSLWVLSGVGSDAWDYNLNTGRLCKQ, via the exons ATGCTCTTTTACGCTTTCGCTTTCCTAGGCTCAGCACTAGCCTCAGCCGTCCCAGCTTGCAAACTCTCCCCCTCTGATCACAATTGGCCTTCTGTTGAAGAATGGGGAGAGCTCAATCGAACCATCGGCTATGCTCTACTCAAAACCCATCCAGCCGCATCTTCATGCTATAGGGGCAACCCACTTGACTCGCCCTTATCATGCCGAACCGTCGAGGGCAACTGGACTGCCGCCGCCCTCCACGCCGCTCTGCCTGAGTCGATCGGTTCTCCACTCTATGCCAACAACTCGTGTTTACCACCTGGTGCCGATGGTTACAACGCTACCCATGGATGTCATCTTGGTGGATATCCGAGCCATATTGTCAACGCTACCAGCAACGAGCAAATTGCTATTGCTACTCGCTGGACATCCCAAAGGAACATACGTATTGTGGTCAAGGGAACTGGACACGATTTGTTTGGGCG ATCCGCTGGAGCTCATTCGCTATCTATCTGGACCCATAACCTGAAGAATAAAAAGCTCGTGCGCAAGTGGAAGATACCCGGATCAAACAAGACAGATACAGTCTTGATTGCGGGAAGCGGTCTCAACTATGGCGAAGCCGTTGGCCATGCTCTGAACTACGGCCGTGTCATTGTGAGTGGCAACGACGCCACGGTAGGCCTTGGTGGCCACATCCAAGGAGGAGGCCATGGTCCATTGTCAAGCACATTCAGTCTTGCAGCTGACAACATTTACCAAGTTCGCGTTGTTACAACCGAGGGTCAGATTCTTGTAGCCGACGCCACTCAGAACCAGGACCTCTTGTGGGCGATTCGTGGTGGCGGCGCAGGCCAGTACGGTATCGTAACCGAATACCTTATCAAGGCTCATGCTGCGCCTAGAGTCGTCAACGCCGGCTTCTCTGTTAGCCCTGCTGGCAACAGCtctgctgctgttgaagccAGCTTCAAGGCACAGGCTGCTCTTCTGCAAGATCTTCCGTCTCTTATGGACGCCGGTTGGGCTGGTGCCGCTATTGTTTCGGGCAACCCAAAGACCGGTGTAACCATTAGTCAGGGCATCTACGCTTACAACACATCGCCATCAGCTGTTGAAAAGCTTATCAATTCGACCACCAAGCATCTCTTGACTGCCAGTGGGGGACAAAACAGCAGTCTCATTACTATCATGCCCGATGAGATTTCTGAGTCGAGTTATCTATCCTTTTTCAATAATGTCAATGCTGGGGGTTCTCATACAGCCGGCGCCATGTCAATGGTCTCGAGCCGTCTTCTGGGACGTCCGGAGTTGTCAGATCTCAGCCAGGAAAAGCTCGTTGGCTATGCGAAACGTCTCCTTAGTAAAGGGTTTGCTGTCATCGGTCTTCAAGGAGGACCTGGACCTGCCAAGGTTGATAAGAGTATGCGCGGCGCTCTGCTCCCGACATGGCGCTCTAACTACCTCCACGTCATGAGCTATGGCGCGAAGTTCAACACAGCCCTTGCACCGCAGGACATGCTCAACGATACTGCAGAGCAGCTTGAAGAAGGCACTGAGAGTTTGTGGCGGGAGTGGGCTCCTGAAACAGGCGCCTACATGAATGAGGGAAACCCCTTCAACTCCAACTTCAAGAAGGATTTCTATGGAAGCTACTACGATCGATTGCTCGAGGTAAAGAACAAGTATGACCCCACCAACAGCCTGTGGGTTCTTTCTGGAGTGGGAAGTGATGCTTGGGATTATAACCTGAACACTGGCAGACTCTGCAAGCAGTGA
- a CDS encoding family 43 glycoside hydrolase, producing the protein MPLVTNPILPGFNPDPSILRVKYDYYIATSTFEWYPGVQIHHSKDLANWSLVCRPLNRASLLDMRGIPDSCGVWAPCLSHDGSKFYLVYTCTRRLHGSFKDTPNYITCADDIQGPWSEPVYVNSSGFDPSLFHDNENGTKWFVNMLWNHRNRPLLFAGICLQQYDPDLGKLVGPRKNIWQGTSLGYVEGPHMYKRNGWYYILAAEGGTGWFHACSMARSRSIWGPYENHPENHILTSKDDPSTELQKAGHGDIVDTPDGRTYLVYLTGRPTGQERRCVLGRETAIQEAYWADDDWLYVKDGPIPSLHVNLLAARNDANYWAEQRYTFESNLPSDFQWLRTPKPNRIFEVDNGLVLYGRESIGSWFEQALVARRQCHFSFDAETIIEFYPEDERQYAGLTAYYNRYSFYYLTVTAHSDGERELLLMKVSAPNKEASLDSHTIEPVSIPKQGRVKLAMSVRGDKLRFFYAMKDEELKQMGPVLDASTLSDECAQDWGGSPFTGAFVGMACSDLNGLAREARFDYFAYRPVRDRSDRYGDFKARGRIE; encoded by the coding sequence ATGCCTCTTGTTACCAACCCCATCCTTCCTGGGTTTAACCCGGATCCCTCTATTCTTCGGGTTAAGTATGATTATTATATTGCCACGTCAACCTTTGAATGGTACCCCGGTGTTCAGATACACCATTCTAAGGATCTTGCGAATTGGAGCCTAGTGTGTCGGCCTTTGAATCGTgcaagccttcttgataTGCGTGGGATACCTGATAGTTGTGGAGTCTGGGCTCCATGCTTATCCCATGATGGATCGAAGTTCTATCTTGTTTATACATGCACCAGACGACTTCACGGATCTTTCAAAGATACTCCCAACTACATCACGTGCGCCGACGATATCCAAGGACCGTGGAGTGAGCCAGTATACGTCAATTCCTCAGGTTTTGACCCTTCATTATTCCATGATAATGAAAACGGCACGAAATGGTTCGTCAATATGCTGTGGAACCACCGCAACCGACCTCTTCTATTTGCAGGTATTTGCTTGCAGCAGTACGATCCTGATCTGGGAAAGCTGGTGGGACCTAGGAAGAACATCTGGCAAGGAACGAGTTTAGGGTATGTAGAGGGTCCACACATGTACAAACGCAACGGCTGGTACTACATACTGGCTGCTGAGGGTGGAACTGGATGGTTTCACGCATGTTCCATGGCAAGGTCTCGATCAATCTGGGGTCCTTACGAGAATCATCCAGAGAACCATATCCTGACTTCAAAGGACGACCCGTCTACCGAATTACAAAAGGCTGGCCATGGAGATATTGTGGATACGCCCGACGGTCGAACTTATCTGGTGTATCTTACCGGTCGGCCTACGGGACAAGAACGTCGATGTGTCCTTGGTCGTGAGACAGCTATACAGGAGGCATACTGGGCCGATGATGACTGGTTATACGTGAAGGATGGTCCAATTCCCAGTTTGCACGTTAACTTGCTGGCGGCTCGCAATGATGCGAATTATTGGGCTGAGCAAAGATATACTTTTGAGAGCAATCTCCCGTCCGATTTTCAGTGGCTCCGAACGCCCAAGCCGAACCGTATCTTCGAGGTAGACAATGGACTCGTCTTATATGGTCGCGAGTCGATTGGCTCCTGGTTTGAGCAGGCTCTTGTAGCGCGTCGACAGTGTCATTTCTCATTCGATGCCGAGACAATAATTGAGTTCTATCCAGAGGATGAGCGTCAGTACGCAGGGCTTACTGCATACTACAACCGGTATAGCTTCTACTACCTTACTGTCACTGCACACTCGGACGGAGAGAGGGAACTTCTCTTGATGAAGGTTTCCGCCCCAAACAAAGAAGCATCACTGGATAGTCATACTATTGAGCCTGTTTCGATTCCTAAACAAGGTAGAGTAAAGTTAGCTATGTCAGTACGCGGAGACAAATTACGCTTCTTTTACGCCATGAAAGATGAGGAACTTAAGCAGATGGGGCCGGTGCTGGATGCATCAACGCTTTCGGATGAATGTGCTCAGGACTGGGGAGGCTCCCCTTTCACTGGTGCATTTGTCGGGATGGCCTGTTCGGATCTGAACGGACTAGCACGAGAGGCCCGGTTTGACTACTTTGCTTACCGTCCTGTCAGAGATCGGTCGGATCGCTATGGAGATTTCAAGGCTAGAGGCAGGATCGAATAA
- a CDS encoding bacterial alpha-L-rhamnosidase-domain-containing protein, protein MVLVDVQVANVHFQHHQPQYSLGLDDPRPRISWTLVTENTFIQTAYEIEITQHPLTSTTQNDVAITQNRQTCFKIESSSSQLVPWPDKDSLKPRQRISIRIRAFDGQNVTSWSQGTFYETGLMTRENWVCQRISSTQLVQGSSSSQREQLLCKAFGTRSCSISRARLYVVVQGVYEAELNGHRVGDDFLAPGWTVYDNRIRYQTYDVADLLKSSDQNCLGFRLADGWFCGRLGFFGGQQHRWGPFSTLMAQLEITYEDGTVESVISDSSWYSIPGPATKAELYDGEKYDANLAIRHWSNASHSADAGWESVTVLDPLPESVRFVSGCSEPVRRVETIRPVKLITTPSNKTVVDFGQNLVGYVRIKGIKGPKHHKIELRHAEVLEHGELGLRPLRFCEATDVYICDGDASAHPWEPKFTFHGFRYCQIDGMAHDSTLLDSVEAVVCHTDMRAVGDFSCSNENLNTLFSNARWSTKGNFLSIPADCPQRDERLGWTGDIAQFAPAAVKLFDCHGFLEDWMVDVRYDQDCRKGIPAYVTPNIFGEDVGIWNLPLPVAIWHDVVVLVPWALYMASGDMQILSDNYDSMKRWIESIPRDDKGQRRLWARDSFQLGDWLDPKAPPEQPMDGSTDPILVADAFLTRSLDLMARVATALNKLQDARCYALAAVDCRQEFLEEYVSPRGRISSDSQTAYALAICFELVSDDQLSYAGQRLATIMRRNQFKIGTGFAGTPFLCEALIRTGHVQVAYAVLLCQECPSWLYTVKSGATTMWERWDSMLPNGDIHPGEMTSFNHYCFGSVITFLYERLGGLKCLEPGWTRIQFAPQPGGDIQFANAYQKTPYGLASIEWRVEEGKFFMEIVVPVMTEAEVVLPDGKDEVRIVKAGKWSFSCELYAQDWPVLAIQAFPDVGPTSEPKIAP, encoded by the exons ATGGTGTTGGTAGATGTCCAGGTCGCGAACGTTCATTTTCAGCACCACCAACCTCAGTACAGTCTTGGTCTGGATGATCCTAGACCAAGAATATCATGGACCTTGGTTACTGAGAACACCTTCATACAGACTGCGTATGAAATTGAGATTACTCAACATCCCCTAACGTCAACTACTCAAAATGATGTCGCTATCACTCAAAATCGGCAGACCTGTTTCAAAATAGAGTCGAGCTCTTCACAGTTGGTGCCGTGGCCCGACAAGGATTCTCTAAAACCCCGGCAAAGGATCTCTATACGTATAAGAGCATTTGACGGCCAGAACGTTACCTCTTGGAGCCAGGGGACGTTCTACGAAACTGGACTGATGACGAGAGAGAACTGGGTTTGCCAAAGGATTAGCTCGACCCAGCTTGTCCAGGGAAGCAGCTCGTCTCAGCGAGAGCAACTGCTTTGTAAAGCTTTCGGAACCAGGTCCTGCTCAATCTCCAGGGCAAGATTATACGTCGTGGTCCAAGGTGTTTATGAAGCAGAGCTGAACGGCCATCGTGTAGGTGATGACTTCTTAGCCCCTGGATGGACAGTTTACGATAATCGTATCCGGTACCAGACATACGACGTAGCTGACCTACTCAAATCCTCTGATCAGAACTGCCTTGGCTTTCGTCTTGCTGATGGTTGGTTCTGTGGACGCCTTGGTTTCTTTGGCGGCCAACAACACCGATGGGGTCCTTTTTCTACTTTGATGGCACAACTTGAGATAACATACGAAGATGGAACGGTAGAGTCGGTAATTTCAGACTCGAGCTGGTACTCGATACCGGGACCTGCAACCAAAGCCGAGCTGTATGACGGAGAAAAGTACGACGCCAACCTCGCGATCCGACATTGGTCTAATGCGAGCCACTCGGCTGATGCAGGTTGGGAATCAGTTACTGTACTTGATCCTTTGCCTGAATCTGTTAGATTTGTTTCCGGTTGCTCGGAACCTGTTCGCCGAGTAGAAACCATCCGTCCCGTTAAACTCATAACCACGCCCTCGAACAAGACAGTCGTTGATTTTGGCCAGAATCTTGTCGGATATGTACGGATCAAGGGAATTAAGGGGCCAAAACACCACAAGATTGAGCTTCGTCATgctgaggttcttgaacatGGTGAACTTGGCCTTCGACCCCTCCGCTTTTGTGAAGCGACTGATGTGTATATTTGTGACGGCGACGCTTCTGCTCATCCATGGGAGCCCAAGTTCACTTTTCATGGCTTTCGGTACTGTCAGATCGATGGTATGGCACATGACAGTACTCTTCTCGATTCAGTCGAGGCTGTTGTGTGTCATACTGACATGCGAGCCGTGGGAGACTTCTCATGTTCCAATGAGAACCTCAATACGCTCTTCAGCAATGCACGCTGGAGTACGAAAGGAAACTTTCTTTCCATCCCTGCAGATTGTCCACAGAGAGATGAGCGTCTGGGGTGGACTGGAGACATAGCTCAATTTGCTCCGGCTGCCGTGAAGCTATTTGATTGTCACGGCTTCCTGGAAGACTGGATGGTGGATGTGAGATATGATCAAGATTGCCGAAAAGGTATCCCAGCATATGTCACACCCAACATATTTGGTGAGGATGTTGGAATCTGGAACCTTCCACTGCCTGTCGCGATTTGGCATGATGTGGTTGTACTAGTACCATGGGCTCTCTACATGGCGTCTGGTGACATGCAGATCCTCAGTGACAACTATGACAGTATGAAGAGGTGGATCGAATCTATACCGCGGGATGATAAAGGCCAGAGAAGGTTATGGGCCAGGGACTCATTTCAACTGGGT GATTGGCTAGACCCAAAAGCACCACCAGAACAGCCAATGGACGGGTCTACAGACCCCATTCTAGTGGCAGATGCATTTCTCACTCGTTCATTAGATTTGATGGCTCGTGTTGCGACTGCACTGAACAAGCTACAAGATGCTCGATGCTACGCTCTAGCGGCAGTCGACTGCCGTCAAGAGTTCCTGGAAGAATACGTGTCACCAAGAGGCCGCATCAGCTCAGATTCTCAGACAGCTTATGCTTTAGCAATCTGCTTCGAGCTGGTGTCCGATGATCAACTGTCCTATGCAGGTCAGCGTCTGGCTACCATCATGAGGAGAAACCAGTTCAAGATCGGGACAGGCTTTGCGGGAACGCCATTCTTATGCGAGGCTCTTATCCGTACTGGGCATGTGCAAGTAGCATACGCTGTACTGCTCTGCCAAGAATGTCCCTCATGGCTATACACTGTTAAATCAGGTGCAACAACCATGTGGGAGCGTTGGGATAGTATGCTACCCAATGGCGACATACACCCCGGTGAAATGACATCCTTCAATCACTATTGCTTCGGTTCCGTGATAACGTTTTTATATGAGCGTCTAGGGGGCCTGAAATGTCTTGAACCAGGTTGGACAAGAATCCAGTTTGCACCACAGCCCGGTGGTGATATACAATTTGCGAATGCGTATCAAAAGACACCTTATGGGTTGGCGTCTATAGAGTGGAGGGTGGAGGAGGGCAAGTTCTTTATGGAGATTGTTGTTCCAGTTATGACAGAAGCCGAAGTTGTTTTGCCAGATGGAAAAGACGAAGTAAGGATCGTTAAGGCTGGGAAATGGTCCTTTTCTTGCGAGCTTTACGCTCAAGATTGGCCTGTTCTAGCGATTCAAGCTTTTCCAGATGTAGGTCCTACATCTGAGCCCAAGATAGCCCCTTGA
- a CDS encoding uncharacterized protein (of unknown function-domain containing protein): MVFQNQLRACKGKPRVLILTDVTNEPDDSQSLVRYLLYSNEFDTRGLVACTSTHMRSRVAPQEIESIVDGYGEVVDNLNAHAHPDNQYPSAQSLRDMIKVGPPVYGKIALEPFTPLSSGSQLIIARVDESEEPIWVLLWGGANPLAQALAHVEKTRNASAFAHFRSKIRVYAISDQDDTGAWIRVTYRDIFYICSIHGWCQYNVAAWTGMSGPTDVGGADPSQFTKEWIKENIQIGPLGAKYPDFKFLVEGDTPTFLYLIQNGLGSPEHPHWGSWGGRYSYFDPSMTGNHFVDAVDNVVGMDGRTYTSNFATIWRWRHAFQTDFAARMQWTLTDDPSKTNHAPVVFVNDSTGGPEPVLIEVEAGEKLLLDASRSYDPDGQDITFNWFQYKEPTAVQGWPVGLHTDLDIITVDLKGRGDQVEVQIPGPEVSAQEPISGQAMAKGLEYHIVLEVRDNGEPCMTTYKRVVIQTTNKALRGSRGTAVATTAEWMELPK; the protein is encoded by the coding sequence ATGGTGTTCCAAAACCAGCTGCGGGCCTGCAAAGGCAAGCCCAgagtcttgatcttgaccGACGTAACCAACGAACCCGACGACTCGCAATCACTTGTGCGCTACCTACTCTACAGCAATGAGTTTGACACGCGCGGTCTTGTGGCCTGTACATCCACGCACATGAGGTCCCGTGTAGCTCCGCAAGAGATTGAGAGCATCGTCGACGGCTATGGCGAGGTCGTCGACAACCTCAACGCCCATGCTCATCCCGACAACCAGTACCCGAGCGCACAAAGCCTTCGGGATATGATTAAGGTCGGCCCCCCGGTGTACGGAAAAATCGCCCTCGAGCCTTTCACTCCACTGAGTAGCGGCTCCCAGCTCATCATTGCTCGTGTTGATGAGTCCGAGGAGCCTATCTGGGTTCTTCTCTGGGGCGGCGCCAATCCACTTGCCCAGGCTCTCGCACACGTTGAGAAGACCAGAAATGCTTCGGCATTTGCTCACTTCAGATCCAAGATCAGAGTGTATGCCATCTCTGACCAGGACGATACTGGTGCCTGGATCAGAGTCACATATCGGGATATCTTCTACATCTGCTCTATCCATGGCTGGTGCCAGTATAATGTCGCAGCGTGGACAGGCATGTCAGGTCCGACCGACGTCGGCGGTGCAGACCCTAGCCAATTTACAAAGGAGTGGATAAAGGAGAATATCCAGATCGGGCCACTGGGTGCCAAGTACCCTGACTTCAAGTTCCTCGTCGAAGGTGACACCCCGACATTCCTCTATCTCATCCAAAACGGCCTGGGGTCTCCGGAGCATCCTCACTGGGGCAGCTGGGGCGGCCGGTATAGCTACTTTGACCCGTCCATGACGGGCAATCATTTTGTCGATGCCGTCGACAATGTAGTAGGCATGGATGGGCGGACTTATACCAGCAATTTCGCCACCATTTGGCGCTGGCGACATGCCTTCCAGACCGACTTTGCAGCGCGTATGCAGTGGACACTCACTGATGATCCTTCCAAGACTAACCATGCACCTGTTGTCTTTGTCAACGACAGCACCGGTGGTCCCGAGCCTGTCCTGATAGAAGTAGAGGCTGgcgagaagcttcttctcgatgcTTCCAGAAGTTACGACCCAGATGGACAAGACATCACCTTTAACTGGTTTCAGTACAAGGAACCAACCGCTGTACAAGGATGGCCTGTTGGTCTTCATACAGACCTTGACATCATTACTGTCGACTTGAAAGGTCGTGGGGATCAGGTTGAAGTGCAAATTCCGGGCCCCGAAGTGTCCGCTCAAGAGCCGATCAGCGGCCAGGCAATGGCCAAGGGCCTTGAGTACCATATCGTCCTCGAGGTTCGGGATAACGGAGAGCCCTGTATGACGACCTACAAACGAGTCGTCATACAAACTACAAACAAGGCTTTACGTGGTAGTAGGGGGACTGCGGTCGCAACAACTGCGGAGTGGATGGAGCTGCCGAAATAG